A region of Lycium barbarum isolate Lr01 chromosome 1, ASM1917538v2, whole genome shotgun sequence DNA encodes the following proteins:
- the LOC132616366 gene encoding protein phosphatase 1 regulatory subunit INH3-like has protein sequence MTTRRREIAPPATGTSTLTLTVENQSESATSSSSQQQPPIETLTLKLKPKRRVSWKPGTVDNEFLNKKSSKKCCIFHKEKPFDEDDSDDDDDEENETLKKSNHHGDHCCSKQDHGDEASTSYVEDH, from the coding sequence ATGACCACACGAAGGAGAGAAATTGCACCACCGGCTACCGGAACATCAACCCTAACCCTAACCGTAGAAAACCAATCAGAATCTGCCACGtcatcatcatcacaacaacaaccaccaATCGAAACCCTAACATTGAAACTGAAGCCAAAAAGGAGAGTATCATGGAAACCAGGAACTGTAGACAATGAATTCCTCAACAAGAAAAGTTCCAAGAAATGTTGTATTTTCCATAAAGAAAAGCCTTTTGATGAAGatgatagcgatgatgatgatgatgaagaaaatGAGACATTAAAGAAGAGTAATCATCATGGGGATCATTGTTGTTCTAAACAAGATCATGGAGATGAAGCTAGTACCAGTTATGTTGAAGATCATTGA